The Pseudomonas sp. IB20 region AACGAACTCAAGCGCTTTGCTCCAACTGACGGCCCGCGCCGCGTTTTTTCAAATGAATCATCAACAGCGAAATGGCTGCCGGGGTGACGCCGGGAATACGTGAAGCCTGGCCGAGTGTCTCCGGCCGAGTTATCCCCAGCTTGCTTTGGATTTCTTTCGACAGCCCGGAAATCCCGGTGTAGTCGATATCCACAGGCAGCTTGGTGTCTTCACTGGCGCGCAGGCGAGCGATCTCATCCTGTTGGCGGTCAATGTAACCGGCGTATTTGGTCTTGATTTCAACTTGCTCGGCGACCTGTGGGTCTTCTGCGCCGTGGCCAGTCACTTCGACCAAACCAGCGTAGTCGATTTCCGGACGGGACAGCAGGTTTAGCAAGTTGTATTCGTGGGTCAGCGGCGTGCCGAATTTTTCGGCAATCGCGTCGCCCTGCTCGGTGCCCGGGCGAACCCAGGTACTTTTCAGGCGCTGCTCTTCCAGCGTGATGCTTTCGCGTTTTTTGCAGAAAGCGGCCCAGCGTGCGTCATCGACCAAGCCCAACTCGCGACCTTTTTCGGTCAGGCGTAGGTCGGCGTTGTCTTCACGCAGGATCAGGCGATATTCCGCCCGGGAGGTGAACATCCGGTACGGTTCCTGGGTGCCCAGGGTAATCAGGTCGTCAACCAACACGCCGATGTACGCCTCATCGCGACGCGGGCACCAGCTGTCTTTGCCCTGTGCACGCAGTGCCGCGTTGGTCCCGGCCAGCAAACCTTGGGCGCCGGCTTCTTCGTAACCGGTGGTGCCGTTGATTTGCCCAGCGAAGAACAGGCCGCCGATCACTTTGGTTTCCAGGCTGTACTTGAGGTCACGCGGGTCGAAGTAGTCGTACTCGATGGCGTAGCCAGGGCGAACGATGTGCGCGTTTTCCATACCGCGAATCGACTGCACGATCTGGATTTGCACGTCGAACGGCAGGGACGTGGAAATTCCGTTCGGGTACAGCTCGTGAGTGGTCAAGCCTTCGGGTTCGATGAAGACTTGGTGGCTTTCCTTGTCGGCAAAGCGGTGGATCTTGTCTTCAATCGATGGGCAGTAACGCGGGCCAATGCCTTCGATCACCCCGGAATACATCGGCGAACGGTCGAGGTTCGCGGCAATGATTTCGTGGGTTCGGGCGTTGGTGTGGGTAATCCAGCAGCTCACCTGTTTGGGGTGCTGCTCTTTGGAACCCATGAACGACATCACCGGGATCGGTGTATCGCCGGCTTGTTCGGTCATCACCGAGAAATCCACAGAACGCCCGTCGATACGCGGCGGGGTCCCGGTTTTCAGGCGGCCGACGCGCAGCGGCAATTCACGCAGGCGTTTTGCCAGGGCAATCGACGGCGGGTCACCAGCGCGGCCACCGGAATAGTTCTGCATACCGATGTGGATAAGTCCGCCGAGGAACGTACCGGTGGTCAACACCACGGATTCTGCGAGAAAACGCAGGCCCATTTGGGTGACTACACCGCGTACCTGATCCTGTTCGACGATCAGGTCATCCGCTGCTTGCTGAAATATCCACAGGTTCGGCTGGTTTTCCAGGGTTTCACGTACCGCGGCCTTGTACAGGATGCGGTCTGCCTGTGCCCGAGTAGCCCGTACGGCCGGGCCTTTGCGGCTGTTGAGCACGCGAAATTGAATACCACCTTTGTCGGTAGCCGTGGCCATGACGCCGCCCAGGGCATCGATTTCCTTGACCAGGTGGCTTTTGCCGATCCCGCCAATGGCGGGGTTGCAACTCATGGCACCGAGGGTTTCCACGTTGTGCGTCAGCAACAGGGTTTTGACGCCCATGCGTGCTGAGGCCAGTGCTGCCTCGGTACCGGCATGACCGCCGCCGATGACGATCACTTCAAAACGGGAAGGGAAATCCACCACGCACCTCGTGCCTGCTTATGTAGGTAATTAGGAATTGATTGGTTGAGCTGGTTTTAGAGCAATGGCCGCAAGTATAGGGACTTAGCCCTTCCTAAAGAACCCTTTGCACAAAATTTAACCAGCTGTGGATGAATCACAGACAATAGAAATTAAAAGAGAGAACTTTATAAGCTCTTTGTTTTTATGTTTATTTCTACTGAGCCTACTTTCTGTGGATAGATCTCTACAGCCCTTTATTTACGTTGTGTACAGAGATTCAAAAGTCTGTGGTCATGTGCCAATGAGGCCCTTGGATAAGTGCTTTAAGCCTGTGGATTAAACAGGTGGTTATCCACAAGGGGGTTTTTACTCAGGTTTCAAGCCCTGTTATCAACTGGGCACAGGGGCGGTTATTCACAGGGCTTAATCCACAGAAAAGTGCTCACGCGACCAAATAACGCCCACGCAAAAACCGCCACAACCTGGGTGGTGAATCAGAAGATGCAATGGAATGCCCTCAAGCGGGCGAAACAGACAGGCGCGAATGGCCTGTCTGTGGACAACGAAGGGTTATTTACCGATACAGAAGCTGGAAAAGATCCGCCCCAGCAAATCATCTGAGCTGAATGCGCCAGTGATCTCACCCAACAGCTGCTGCGCCTGACGTAAATCCTCAGCCAGCAGCTCCCCTGCCCCCGCCAAGGTCAGCTGTGCCCGACCGTGCTCCAACGCCGCGCTGGCATGGCGTAGCGCCTCCAGGTGCCTGCGGCGTGCACTGAAGCTGCTTTCCGAGGTTTGCTCATAGCCCATGCAGGCCTTGAGGTGGTCGCGCAGCAATTCCAGACCATCGCCGGCCGACTTTGCACTCAGGCTGATGGTGACGTGGCCATCCTCGCTGGTTTCCATGGCGATGGCTTCACCCGTCAGGTCGGCCTTGTTACGGATCAACGTCACGTTGGCCGGGTCCGGCCGCTGCTCGAGGAATTCCGGCCACAAGGCAAAAGGATCCACAGCCTCTGGCGCCGTGGCATCCACCACCAGCAGCACCCGATCTGCTTCGCCAATGGCCTTGAGGGCGCGTTCTACCCCGATCTTTTCCACCTGGTCATCGGTGTCGCGCAAACCGGCAGTGTCGACCACGTGCAGCGGCATGCCGTCGATGTGGATATGTTCACGCAGAATATCCCGGGTGGTGCCGGCAATCTCGGTAACGATGGCCGCCTCGCGACCTGCCAGGGCATTCAGTAGGCTCGACTTGCCGGCATTCGGTCGGCCGGCAATCACCACCGTCATACCGTCACGCAGCAGGGCGCCCTGCCCAGCTTCGCGCAGCACAGTGGATAACTCATCACGGACTTTATCCAGCATCGCCAGCACATGCCCATCGGCGAGGAAGTCGATTTCTTCCTCCGGAAAATCAATCGCGGCCTCGACGTAGATACGCAAGCTGATCAATTGCTCGGTCAGGTTATGCACACGCAATGAAAAGGCGCCCTGCAATGAGCGCAAAGCGTTGCGGGCTGCCTGTGCAGAACTCGCTTCGATCAAGTCGGCAATGGCTTCAGCCTGGGCCAGGTCGAGTTTGTCATTCAGGAATGCACGCTCACTGAATTCTCCCGGACGCGCCAAGCGGCAACCCAACTGCAGGCAGCGCTGCAGCAACATATCCAGCACAACCGGGCCGCCGTGGCCCTGAAGTTCCAGCACATCTTCACCGGTGAACGAGTTGGGGCCGGGAAAATACAGCGCCAAGCCTTCATCCAACACCGTTTCATCGGCATCCAGAAAGGGGCCGTAATGCGCGTATCGGGGTTTCAACTCGCGGCCGCTGATGGCCTGGGCTGCCACGCTGGCCAGCGGCCCGGAAATTCGAACGATACCGACACCGCCGCGACCTTGAGCGGTAGCGACAGCAGCGATGGTTTCACGAGGAGCGCTCATCAGCAGGTTCCAGAATAAAAGTGACGGAAAGCAAAACGCCCCACTAGGGGGCGTTTTGAGTGGTTATCCACAGAGTAAACTACGCCGCAGCTTTGGTAGCCGCTTCGATTTTACGCGTGATGTACCACTGTTGAGAGATCGACAACACGTTGTTGACCACCCAGTACAGCACCAGACCGGCTGGGAACCACAGGAAGAAGAAGGTGAAGATGATTGGCATCATTTTCATTACCTTGGCCTGCATCGGATCCGGCGGAGTCGGGTTCAAGCGCTGCTGGATGAACATGGTCGCGCCCATGATGATCGGCAGGATAAAGAACGGGTCTTTGATCGACAGGTCAGTTATCCACAGCATGAACGGAGCCTGGCGCATTTCCACGCTTTCCAGGAGAACCCAGTACAGCGACAGGAACACGGGCATCTGTACCAGAATCGGCAAGCATCCACCCAGCGGGTTGATCTTCTCTTTCTTGTACAGC contains the following coding sequences:
- the mnmG gene encoding tRNA uridine-5-carboxymethylaminomethyl(34) synthesis enzyme MnmG, which translates into the protein MDFPSRFEVIVIGGGHAGTEAALASARMGVKTLLLTHNVETLGAMSCNPAIGGIGKSHLVKEIDALGGVMATATDKGGIQFRVLNSRKGPAVRATRAQADRILYKAAVRETLENQPNLWIFQQAADDLIVEQDQVRGVVTQMGLRFLAESVVLTTGTFLGGLIHIGMQNYSGGRAGDPPSIALAKRLRELPLRVGRLKTGTPPRIDGRSVDFSVMTEQAGDTPIPVMSFMGSKEQHPKQVSCWITHTNARTHEIIAANLDRSPMYSGVIEGIGPRYCPSIEDKIHRFADKESHQVFIEPEGLTTHELYPNGISTSLPFDVQIQIVQSIRGMENAHIVRPGYAIEYDYFDPRDLKYSLETKVIGGLFFAGQINGTTGYEEAGAQGLLAGTNAALRAQGKDSWCPRRDEAYIGVLVDDLITLGTQEPYRMFTSRAEYRLILREDNADLRLTEKGRELGLVDDARWAAFCKKRESITLEEQRLKSTWVRPGTEQGDAIAEKFGTPLTHEYNLLNLLSRPEIDYAGLVEVTGHGAEDPQVAEQVEIKTKYAGYIDRQQDEIARLRASEDTKLPVDIDYTGISGLSKEIQSKLGITRPETLGQASRIPGVTPAAISLLMIHLKKRGAGRQLEQSA
- the mnmE gene encoding tRNA uridine-5-carboxymethylaminomethyl(34) synthesis GTPase MnmE, with the translated sequence MSAPRETIAAVATAQGRGGVGIVRISGPLASVAAQAISGRELKPRYAHYGPFLDADETVLDEGLALYFPGPNSFTGEDVLELQGHGGPVVLDMLLQRCLQLGCRLARPGEFSERAFLNDKLDLAQAEAIADLIEASSAQAARNALRSLQGAFSLRVHNLTEQLISLRIYVEAAIDFPEEEIDFLADGHVLAMLDKVRDELSTVLREAGQGALLRDGMTVVIAGRPNAGKSSLLNALAGREAAIVTEIAGTTRDILREHIHIDGMPLHVVDTAGLRDTDDQVEKIGVERALKAIGEADRVLLVVDATAPEAVDPFALWPEFLEQRPDPANVTLIRNKADLTGEAIAMETSEDGHVTISLSAKSAGDGLELLRDHLKACMGYEQTSESSFSARRRHLEALRHASAALEHGRAQLTLAGAGELLAEDLRQAQQLLGEITGAFSSDDLLGRIFSSFCIGK